The genomic DNA TTGAACCATTTCAAATGGGACAAGGAAAAGCTAATGGAGCGGTTCTACGACGGTGATCAAGATAAGCTATTTAAGGATGCGCACGTTATCAACCCGTTCCGTAAGCCGAGTTTAGCACTCAAGCCAAAGGTATGTGCCAAACCAGCTCTTGTGTACACACCTGTCCATTAGTCACATTCTTAATCTTACTCCTCTCTCGTCTTTCTCCATTGCAGATCAAAAAGTCCAGAACGGAGGATTGTGAAATATGCTACTCAACGTTCCCTCCCAGTGTAAGcggcgtgtgttttttgtttgcttgtttgtttctttgtttcgtCGTAGCTTGATCATCCCACCTTACCACACATGATGCTCCGAACATTCGTGTCACCCCCGTTTGCCAGAGATCACACATTGACATTGGCCTTTGAAAGTGaatctttttctccttttagagGGATGCATGTGTATGGTATGGCCGTTGTTGTTGCGTCGTTCGCTCTGTTGGTTATTTTcaaccaaacacaccaccGTTGTAATAGGTGTACACAGTCTTCTGCTTCTGTGATCGGTGCACGGGGCGggttaaaattaaaacgttcATTATTTTGCCAACGGTTTTTCCGGATACGTGATGTCGCCgcggtgctgctggtgctctatcaaaacaaaaacagtgcCGAATGTAGCCAAAAGTCTGGTCGGTTGATGCGACGATGCTTCGATCatttctggtgtgtgtgtcgcaCAAGCACATGACACTGCTGTTTCGAGTGGCTTTCAAGGCCATTAAAGTTGCACTCGGCAAAGCAATGAAacttgaagctttttttgttgtaacaAATTGTTTCATTTGATAAGGTATTTGGTTGAGCTTGATTGTGCTGTCTATTTTTTAAATGGCTTGAACGCAAGATGTGAAGGGAATGATGCAATAGTGTCGTAAGGGGAGGGTCGTTCAACTACTGCAGCTAATTCAATACCCGtgcgcaggactgactaccgAGCTACGGGTCAAATCAGGTCTAGGAAGCAAGAAAAGGCAAGCAGGATCTTAAGAGTTTGTTGTAGCCAAAGAACAATAAGGAGATTATTGAAGTTGTCATGAAGCTTTTTTGCCaagcaatttttaaaatcagTTTTATAATTGATActggtttaatttttgtttacaGAGTCCGGGCCAAGCTGCTCCTATGCAAGCGCTTAGTTCGCGAGCCTTTACTAAGTTCGCTCTATTAATTCAGACACTTTTCAACAGATTTGGTCTTTCATATGTCCTCGTACTCCGCAGCGGGTTTCATAAGGAAGAAGACTACAAAATTACTCTTTTCAGTATAGATGTGACATCAATGATTACTTCTTTAGCGAGCAAAGGAATTATCCTTGATCCCCCGGCACcctaattagctaaatctttAAGAGGAGCTTCACCAAAGAGATGGATTGCATTGGAATTATAGGACGGCCACGAGTCATCTTCGATTGATTTCAAATAAAGGCCATTCAGCACTGCTTTTCAGTTGCTTTTGATAACAGTAAGAATGACTGCgttgcggtccggtggccaaggcgacagcagcgcctgtcctcacacggcaggaccggggttcaaatcccatccggatcctCGGTCTGATGGCCCGCCAGTCTTCACATGACAGCTCTGGGATTAAAATCCCAATCCAAACCGCGTCCCCGTACGTGGTAAAATAGAGTAACAGAAAGcgagaaatggtaggccgagaccgcACGAGGTTTGAAAATCATCAAATACGATACAAAAAGCTCTCGCGTAGACCACTTTTTTTCCATATAGGTCATCCATGCTACAGATGTTTGTTCCACCGCTACCATGTTTTAAACTTTATTTAACACAAGCGAAATCACACGCCAAcggattttaaaataaattttgtgTAAAATTTTCCCAATCTCCTCCACGGCAGATGATGACCGGTTTGGAATGTGGGCACCGTTTCTGTACGCAATGCTGGCAAGAGTACCTGACCACAAAGATCGTCGAGGAGGGGCTCGGCCAGTCGATAGCGTGCGCGGCACATGGATGTGATATTCTGGTCGATGATGTAACGGTAATGCGATTGGTGCAGGATTCGCGAGTCAGACTCAAATACCAGCACCTTATCACCAATAGTTTTGTCGAGGTAAGTGACTCCCAGCCCGTCGAGgcacatcaacacacacacacacacacacagcacactacTCTTAATCGCACACCGCAAAATTGTTTACTAAATCGATTGTTTTTAATGTCTATGACCtgggttttttctctctctctctctccgcaTAGTGTAATCGGTTGTTACGGTGGTGTCCATCGGCCGACTGTACGTACGCGATCAGGGTGCAGTACGTCGATCCGCGACCGGTTGTCTGCAAGTGCAACCACGTGTTCTGCTTCGAGTGTGGCGAAAATTGGCACGATCCGGTACAGTGCAAGTTGCTGAAGAAATGGATCAAAAAGTGTGATGATGATTCGGAAACTTCCAACTGGATCGCCGCCAACACGAAGGAGTGTCCGAAGTGTAATGTAACAATAGAGAAGGACGGTGGCTGTAACCATATGGTGAGTTTAACAGGGGGTGGTCGATGAACGATGGGAGGATGCACTTTCACGAACGATTTCAACATTTAACACAGGTATGCAAAAATCAAAACTGTAAACATGACTTCTGCTGGGTATGTCTCGGATCTTGGGAACCGCACGGTTCGTCCTGGTACAACTGCAACCGATACGATGAGGATGAGGCGCGTGCGGCGCGTGACGCTCAGGAGAGGTTGCGTTCAACGTTGGCAAGGTTTGTAAACGGTTTATTGTCGGTGTCGGGACTGGTAGGAATAAGTAGAAATATGCCTGCCAATATTGGCGTAGTAGACTTGAAcggggggaacggtccggatgggatttgaatcccggtcctgccttatGAATACCGGCGCCGTTTGTCGCCTCGATAACCCCAAGGGTCAGAATTATTGTTGGTATATATTCAGACGACATTGTTCAGACGACGGACCGTTCCTTCATACGCATAGCTAGGGAACGGTCCAATTAAGCAATTAAGTCCCCTTAGATATACATTTCAGATCAAGGACTTTCGACTAGAATTTCACATTATTCTGCTTTCCCCCTCCTATTTACAGATATCTACATTACTACAATCGCTACATCAACCACATGCAGTCGCTTAAATTTGAACACAAGCTGTATGCGGCGGTAAAGGAAAAGATGGAAGAAATGCAGCAGCATAACATGTCCTGGATTGAGGTAATAGGACCATGGCGCGCCAACGCAACCCGATTTTACTGATCATGCGAACTTCCTTTTGCTCACCAATTGTTTGCAGGTCCAATTCCTGAAGAAAGCCGTAGACATTCTCTGCCAATGCCGCCAGACACTGATGTGCACTTACGTGTTTGCCTACTATCTGAAAAAGAACAACCAGTCGCAGATCTTCGAGGAGAATCAGAAAGATTTGGAAACGGCCACGGAAACGTTATCCGAGTACTTGGAGCGTGATATTACGTCGGAAAATTTGGCGGACATAAAACAGAAAGTACAGGACAAGTATAGGTAAGGTGGAACGTTTTAGCTCACTAGGCGCGAaatggattgtgtgtgtgtgattaaaACCGCTCTCTTTATGCGCCCCTCCTTTCCAGATACTGCGAGAAGCGTCGGAAAGCGTTGCTGGACCACGTACACGAAGGCTATGAGAAGGATTGGTGGGAGTACACCATCAActgatgctgttgttgtgtgcaatgggagagacagagagagagagagcgagagttggCGAGTTTCTGATCTGATGAAGCGTTCGAATGCGCGCGCGAGGACAGCTTAGATATCGTGGTTTGGGTAGGTTGTGTTTGGTGATGTACCACAGCACGATACGATCGTAATGGCCGCACGCTTTTAGGCCACCCCGCGGCCAATTGTCCCCATAAATTTGGGAAAGCAACTGCGACCAACTTTAACTGCCCCCCCTTCACGCTCCCGGAGAAAGAagctacaaacaaaaacaaaaaaaaaccccgaacaaGCCTTCTTCGCTCGTAAACAACAAATCCGCGGTGCTTGCTGTGAGGAACGCTGTGTTTAAATTATAGCCGATGAAGATTTGTATAGCCAAAGTAGGTTTTGTTATCTACCGCCCGGTCGTAGTAGAAAGATGCGAGAAAGCGCGTGCTGACGACAGTTTGCAGAAATTGCATCCGCCAgattgacgacgacgaccactgctgctgctgctgctgctactggccCTGCTAGGTGTTTTAGTTAGCTCGATTGAGgcattgagagagagagagaggttgaAGTGCATAaaaggcaacaacaaaccccCCACTATATCCACTGTTGTTTAGTCGTGTActgcacaccaacacacgcgCGGACACGTAACTATGATAGGGACCCTCGGTAAGCGCCGCCCTAGGCTAGCTAGTTGTGCAAATGTATCGTGCGCAGTCTGGAGTGTTTTCGTTTTACCAAGAACAATACATCGTGGAACAAATATGAAATACTAAaccaaaaactcacacaccgCCAGCATGAGTTTTGTTGCAGGTTTTGTTAAACTTTTGCCACGCACGCGCACGCAGGGCGGCGCAAGGATACAA from Anopheles stephensi strain Indian chromosome 2, UCI_ANSTEP_V1.0, whole genome shotgun sequence includes the following:
- the LOC118507227 gene encoding E3 ubiquitin-protein ligase ariadne-1, whose translation is MDSDDESFEEHDSGNVSSGDDDFAMDVDINNPRDRGQETDEYPYDVLTTDEIVQHMVDCIKDVNTVVEIPATITRILLNHFKWDKEKLMERFYDGDQDKLFKDAHVINPFRKPSLALKPKIKKSRTEDCEICYSTFPPSMMTGLECGHRFCTQCWQEYLTTKIVEEGLGQSIACAAHGCDILVDDVTVMRLVQDSRVRLKYQHLITNSFVECNRLLRWCPSADCTYAIRVQYVDPRPVVCKCNHVFCFECGENWHDPVQCKLLKKWIKKCDDDSETSNWIAANTKECPKCNVTIEKDGGCNHMVCKNQNCKHDFCWVCLGSWEPHGSSWYNCNRYDEDEARAARDAQERLRSTLARYLHYYNRYINHMQSLKFEHKLYAAVKEKMEEMQQHNMSWIEVQFLKKAVDILCQCRQTLMCTYVFAYYLKKNNQSQIFEENQKDLETATETLSEYLERDITSENLADIKQKVQDKYRYCEKRRKALLDHVHEGYEKDWWEYTIN